The Euzebya sp. DNA segment GTCGAGGAACCGGGTGATGAGGACGTCATCGAGCTCGTCGCGCTGGACCACGCCGACCCGCTCGACGACGGGCAGCCCGTCCTCGGCCATCGCGCCGAGCAGCCGGTACTCCCGCATCGCGTCGGTCCCGGGCAGCTCCTTCAGCGCGTAGATCTTGTGGTTCGCGGCCAGGAAGCGCACGACGTGGCGGTGGGTGCCCCGCGCGACCTCGACCAGCGACGGGTCGTCCCACTCGAGCAGCGGGCGCGTCCAGTCCGGCTCCAGCAGGAACGGGGCGCTCCGCCGGGCGATGAGGCGCCATGACCGCGACATGGCTCGTAGCGTACGCACCGGGCGGGCGGTGCGGTCGGCTGCGTGGTCGGCTGTGTGGTCGGGATCGCAGCGCGACCGGGGCGGTCGTCTAGGGTGACGCCGATGGAGGATGACCCGCAGGACCCCCTCCGTGGGCTCGAGCAGGAGCGCCGCGACCGGCGTGGCCTGCGGGTGGACTTCGACGCCGAGCTGGAGGCCTGCGACGCCGCGCTCCTCGACGTGGGCCGACAGGTGGCCTCTGCCATCGCGCCGATGACCGAGGCGTTCCTGACCGGCGACGCCGAGACGGCGGCCCAGCTGATCGCGGCCGACCGCGCGGTCGACGTCGCGTGCGAGCGGCTGGAGGAGCGGGGGTTCACCCTGATCGCGCGGCAGTCACCGGTGGCCGGGGACCTCCGCCGTCTGGTGGCGCTCCTGAAGTGCATCCAGGACGTCTCGCGGTCCGGCGACCTCCTGCGCCACGTCGGCGAGTCCCTGCGCTGGATCCACCCCCCGTCGCTGCCGGCGAAGCTGCGCGAGACCGTGCAGCAGCTCGGCGACGTCAGCCACGCCCTGTTCAGCGAGGGCCTCGAGGCCTGGCGTGCCCACGACGCCCTGGCCGCGAACGAGCTCGAGCGCGACGACGACCAGGTCGACCTGCTCCAGAAGGTGCTGCTGACCGACCTCTACACCGGCACCCAGTCGGTCGAGGAGTCCGTCAGCCTCGCGCTCATCGCCCGGTACTACGAGCGGATCGCCGACCACGGCGTCGAGATCGCCCGGCAGGCCACGTACGTCCTGACCGGGGAGCGGCCGCCGCCCTTCGACGTCACCTGAGCCGCGTCGACGCCGGTGGCGTCACCCCGCGACGGGCAGGCGGACCCAGAAGCGGTTGCCGGCGAGGTCGCTGCGCACGCCGATGCGACCGCCGTGGGCGGTGACCAGGGACCGGCACACGAACAGGCCCAGGCCGACGCCGTCCGTGGCGCTCGACCCGCGCTCGAACGGCTCGAACATCCGGCTGGCGACGTCCTCGTCGATGCCCTGACCGGGGGAGTGGACGCTGATCTCCGCGTCGTCGCCGGCGCGGCCGACGTGGACCGCGGTGACCCCGTCGCCGTGCTTGCGGGCGTTGTCGATCAGGTTGTCGAGCACCTGCCCGATGCGATCGGGATCGATCCGCACGACGACGTCGTCGTCGACGACGAGGTCGGGGACGTGGTCGGCCCTCGCCCCGAGGACCTGGCGCACGATCGGGGCGAGGGGGGTGGTCACCAGGCGGAGGTCCAGGCGACCCTGGGCGACGGACGCGGCGTCGAGGGCGTCGTCCACCAGCCGGCGGAGGCGCGCGACGTTCGAGCCGATGCCGGACACCGCGTGCGCCACCACGTCGCGGTCCTCGGGGTCGGCGCCCAGGAGGTCCGCCCAGCCCTGCAGCATGGCGAGGGGCGAGCGCAGCTCGTGGGCCACGAGGCTCAGGTAGCGGTCGTGGCGCGCCCGCGCATCGCCCTCGGGGTGCTCGTCGGCCATGGCGGACCGCCCCGCCGCCAGGAAGTCGGACACCCAGCGGTCGAGGAGGCTGACGGGGATGTCGTAGCGGTCGGCGACGGTCCTAGCCGAGACCCCGCCGAGTACGGTGAGGACGGCCGTCGCGCGCGCGTCGGCCCCGTGGTCCGGCGCATGGAGCACGACCGGGTCGCGCTCCTCCACCGCTCCGTCCACCCTCAGCACCGCACCCGCTCTCCTGCGCGTCGGAGCGGATCTGCCTCGTGACCGCCCACGTCGTATGGATGATGAGGCGGGTTGGCCTACCGCACCATGATCCGTTCGAGGGGTTCCACATGGCCATGATCGACTAGTCCTAGAACGTCGTGGCCGCCAGCTCCGCGAGGGGCGAGCGCACGCCCTTCGCCATCGTGACGTGGCCGAACAGCGCGGTCCCCTTCAGCTTCTCGATCAGCGCGGCCATGCCGCCGTGGGGGGAGATGTAGGGGTTGTCGACCTGCGAGAGGTCGCCGCAGAAGATCACCTTCGAGCCGGCGGCCATCCGGGTCAGGATCACCTTGAGGGTGGGCAGCTCGAGGTTCTGGGCCTCGTCGACGATCACGTACTCGTCGGTGATCGACCGGCCGCGCAGGTAGGTGATCGCGGCCATCTCGAGCTGCCCGCGGTCGAGGAGGGCGTCCACCATCCGCTGGACGTGGCCGCTGTCCCCCATGGGCCCGGAGCTGAACGGGCTGTCCGCGTCGCGGCGGAACAGCGAGTAGAGGTTGTCGTGCACCGCCGCCATCCAGGGCGACAGCTTCTCGTCGAGGTCGCCTGGCAGGTACCCGACCTCCTGGCGGCCGACGGCGACCAGCGGGCGGTAGACGCTGAGGCGCCGGTAGCCGGCGTGCTCGACGACCTGCTCGAGGCCCGCGGCGAGGGCGAGGAACGTCTTGCCGGTGCTTCTCCGGGGTCGTGCGAACCGTCGCACCTGTCGCACGTTGGAGTTCGGGTCGCGTACCGTCTCGCCCGAATGGAGCTGTTCTGGACTTCACGGGCAAGGCGTTCTTCTCCGTCGGCATCGACGTCCGGTCGGTGCGCTACCTCTCTCGGTTCCTGAGCGAACAGCATCCCCACATTGGCGGCGCCGGCCAGTTGGACCGAGCGGTGCTCGAGCACTACCTGTCATGGTTCACCGGCTTGGGACTGGCCGGCCACACCACCAACACGCTGCTGGTCTGCCTTCGCGGGTTCCTCGACACCTGCCGCCGCTACGACTGGATGCCCGGCTTACCCGCCACCGCGACGATCCACCTCGACGAGCTGCCCCGTCGACCTCAGCCGCTGCCGCGGTTCATCCCCGAGTTCGTCATGGCCCAGATCGAGCATCCCGACAACCTGGCGCTGCTCCCCGCCGACACCCGTCACCTGCTGATCCTGCTCATCGAGACCGGCCTCCGGATCAACGACGCCTGCGCGCTGGCGTTCAACCCCATCCTCACCGACTCCGCCGACT contains these protein-coding regions:
- a CDS encoding ATP-binding protein encodes the protein MLRVDGAVEERDPVVLHAPDHGADARATAVLTVLGGVSARTVADRYDIPVSLLDRWVSDFLAAGRSAMADEHPEGDARARHDRYLSLVAHELRSPLAMLQGWADLLGADPEDRDVVAHAVSGIGSNVARLRRLVDDALDAASVAQGRLDLRLVTTPLAPIVRQVLGARADHVPDLVVDDDVVVRIDPDRIGQVLDNLIDNARKHGDGVTAVHVGRAGDDAEISVHSPGQGIDEDVASRMFEPFERGSSATDGVGLGLFVCRSLVTAHGGRIGVRSDLAGNRFWVRLPVAG
- a CDS encoding phosphate uptake regulator PhoU; translation: MEDDPQDPLRGLEQERRDRRGLRVDFDAELEACDAALLDVGRQVASAIAPMTEAFLTGDAETAAQLIAADRAVDVACERLEERGFTLIARQSPVAGDLRRLVALLKCIQDVSRSGDLLRHVGESLRWIHPPSLPAKLRETVQQLGDVSHALFSEGLEAWRAHDALAANELERDDDQVDLLQKVLLTDLYTGTQSVEESVSLALIARYYERIADHGVEIARQATYVLTGERPPPFDVT
- a CDS encoding PhoH family protein, coding for MRRFARPRRSTGKTFLALAAGLEQVVEHAGYRRLSVYRPLVAVGRQEVGYLPGDLDEKLSPWMAAVHDNLYSLFRRDADSPFSSGPMGDSGHVQRMVDALLDRGQLEMAAITYLRGRSITDEYVIVDEAQNLELPTLKVILTRMAAGSKVIFCGDLSQVDNPYISPHGGMAALIEKLKGTALFGHVTMAKGVRSPLAELAATTF